The following DNA comes from Leishmania donovani BPK282A1 complete genome, chromosome 9.
AGCGACgtctgcggccgccgccgcacatgctggctgcactgcagctgAACTCGGCAGCCAAGCTGTacggcgctgtcggcggagggaggcgaTTCGAGCTCCCGTCgcgacgcacacgctcgtCATCCTTGTCCGtcatctcctccacgtccGCACTGCCAaacgcggcagccgccgcgcagacAACGCACGGAAGGGACGGAGCGGTGGCGATGGGCAGAAACCAGCTCGACGCTTCACCGCAGCCTCCCCTGGGAAAGGCGACAACGGGCTGCATGCGCTCGACCGCTGCTGTGACCGCCTTTCAgacgcacggcagcgtcgtcgcggatgcgcagccggcgacggcgacggcgacgagtATTGTGGGCGGACACATTAGGCGCGATGATAGTGGCCGCTCGAGCGCGATggctgctcgagcagcgtCGGATGTCGCCAGAGACATCGGCACGTTTACGGGCCTGGCAGCGTGGACCGATCTCACGGGACTGCGTGgggcgcagcaacagcggcagcagctgctgatgcgccgcttcagcaacagcagcaccgccacccttTCTCTCAGCACCATCCAGGAAGGTGGGGAAGCGCTCGATGTAGTTGCGCGTATGCCCGTCCTTGGAGACAACAGTCCGCAGAACAGGAGCGCGGCCACGGCGTCACTGAAGCGCGGctctgccactgccgccgccagctaCCACAAGACTTCCATCCACCCGTCGCCTCGCGTGGATGACTACAAGTACGCCTCGACGTACTTCGTGGCGATGGAGCGGGTGGGTGAACTGCCGCGCGTATACCCTTGGTCtacctcctccgctgccgcctccgctgccagAGGTGAGCCAGGGGGAGCCCACGGCGGTGGTCCGCGACCTGCTACCGCCAACACCTATGATGAAACGGCGCCGCGAGGGACGCGCCATCTCGGCCGTCCCCGCTTAAGCGAATGCAGCATCGGAAGTGATGCAAGCCGAGCGAAGGAGACTCGCACAGCGCCTGCGTCGGCGGACAGCTGCCTCCGCCCCCGCAAAGGTCTCAccagcgcgctgcagcgacggcggccctacacggcggcggcagcggtaaGCGTAGGGCCTCAGCTGCACGCGAAGCGATATCCGACCCATTatgagcgcggcggtgccgccgaccACAGTGAGACAGGCACCCACGCACCAGGCGGCACGCCGCCGTGTTCTGACCTCTCCGAAAAGACGCAACAgtctcctcgccgccgccaggcagcaacgcgcacgcgagtTAGATGGGATGACAAGGGCGCTCATCGCGCAAACCTCGACGATGCAAGGGCTGGCGacaccgcagctgcagatCCCTGCGTTGACGTCAAGCTACAAACGCCACATCCACCATCGGCGCCGATGCGTTCATCTCTCCCGTGGAGAGATGGCGGTGTGACAGAGCTGGAGGATGGGCCGCGgtcgccgctggtgctgagTCGCTCATCACTGGCAATTCCTGCAACGTCTCTGCCCATGTGGGCCCGTCCTATGCTTCGCACATGAGCCAGGAAAGGCGCATCAACCATAGCAGCCAGATGCCCCCTCCCGTTGCACAGACGTGCAGGCATCCCTTGCGGCCGCTTTTTGTGGTAGCGGATTTCGAGTGGGTGTGAGTGGCGGAGAGCGGCATGGATAGGGGCACTCTCCTGTCCCCGAcctccgccctccttcctttgggccccaccaccaccaccaccgccgcccgccccccccccaccgagggaaagaggaggggcgacGCGGGTGTGCA
Coding sequences within:
- a CDS encoding tyrosine phosphatase, putative, which codes for MSVAMEAIHDFYFKENFFASGVAGACRKGSSTRTIPTTRAAVGQDAVFVSLRGIPPYLYRPFFADFGPLDMSCCVHFARRLCELLRAVTGFDVRASPASAAAAGTFSNGTSSGAAAPAHRKRGGRGQPASAPSCSPSSASAVSTVSSSGCPLGATLPVVVCASLDAQERVNTACLVGAFCVLCLGWSAVATWYRGFVDIYPGFLAYRDASQGVSNYPLSLIDVWAGLEQGVALGLVNVHTFDIPAFLEGKQYDYSWVVPRRFLAMSSPQDDKSARTAEVFARRLRPLGVRLVVRLNDNLYNPSPLLRLGIRHVDLPYADGSVPCDAMLLRFLQAVEEHFGESVAPVSLQEWWSVPSSSAATARAGSASTKASSARASHRRPALQPCSLMHSGTCRGMPEAWTAVPPSAPPSHARRPDSAHANRTQCHDTCTLAPGDKGAVAVHCLAGLGRTGTMLAVYMMRHYGFTARAVIGWMRLCRPGSITGIQQQYLDAMERRLRPPPHMLAALQLNSAAKLYGAVGGGRRFELPSRRTRSSSLSVISSTSALPNAAAAAQTTHGRDGAVAMGRNQLDASPQPPLGKATTGCMRSTAAVTAFQTHGSVVADAQPATATATSIVGGHIRRDDSGRSSAMAARAASDVARDIGTFTGLAAWTDLTGLRGAQQQRQQLLMRRFSNSSTATLSLSTIQEGGEALDVVARMPVLGDNSPQNRSAATASLKRGSATAAASYHKTSIHPSPRVDDYKYASTYFVAMERVGELPRVYPWSTSSAAASAARGEPGGAHGGGPRPATANTYDETAPRGTRHLGRPRLSECSIGSDASRAKETRTAPASADSCLRPRKGLTSALQRRRPYTAAAAVSVGPQLHAKRYPTHYERGGAADHSETGTHAPGGTPPCSDLSEKTQQSPRRRQAATRTRVRWDDKGAHRANLDDARAGDTAAADPCVDVKLQTPHPPSAPMRSSLPWRDGGVTELEDGPRSPLVLSRSSLAIPATSLPMWARPMLRT